TGTCAAAACCACAGTTCACAGTTCTCCCAGGGTGATCTTTATCCGCAAACATTCCAATGGACCCTACCTATGCTGCGTCATAATGGCTTGCAGTCAGTTTTATATCGACGATTAAAATCATATGCAGTGCGGAACCAAAGCCTGCAGCCATTAATTGGGAGTGGACTAGTGAAATTACTGCAGTAAATGAGCGGAATAACAGTCGGGCGAATACTTACAAGCAGCAGTCTGCTCAGCTGTACTCGAGCCACACGCGGGCCGATTAGTGGGTggccaccagcgaatcccggctgttgtattttttttctcttttatttCGAAGTCCTTAACATACTCGTAAACGTGctcccctcttctctctcttttttttttttcttttttttgaccGACAGAACTAACTATCTCACAACCAAACTTGGAGTATAACCGGATTCGAGCGGGACTACATAACAAGTGTCTACATCGTGTTCGTCCACTTTACGAAGAAACAGTCTCATGAGCATAGGTCGAATGCCCTGTCGCCTATAATCTGGATTTACTGCCATGAATGTGATATCTAGAAGATATTCATGAGTAAAATCCGGATATAGCGAAGTAGACTGACAGCGCACCCGGCGACATTCACAACTCCGAAAAACCCCCTATCTCTCTTCCCTCGGCGTTTTCGACGTGTTGCGTCATCCAACCACGTCCATTATTTTAATCGGACACCAGCTGTCTTTCTGTTTTGCTAGCCCAGACCCAGTCTTCGAATCAACTTTGGCCAGAATGGTGGTCCACCCTATAAGTCCAACAGGCGACCCATCTGCTGTGCAAGTTCTGTATTGCACATCATCACTTCCGTAAACAGCTTCAAAAAGCCCATCAGTTGTTCATTTTATTTCTTCTCCTCGCTGCTGCTTCGTTTTTGACTTAGGAATTATCAGGCGGTATAGTAAATCTTCTTCCATCATCATTATCGCAAACGGACATATCTGGACTGAAACATGTGAAAAATGATCTATGATCATTTCGTACTATGGATACATGACGGCAGTATGACTAGCCTGTATCTGTATATAATAATGCGACCAGAGCGGCTTAGTGTAAGAGTTCGTATATATTTGCATAAAAAGCAACAAGAACATCAACATAAACCATTCTGATCAAGTACATAACACCTAAAGCACATTAGCATAGCCCTTTCCCTTTCCATTCATATACTCCAACCCTCATTCAGATCCTTTAGTAATCTCGCTTCATCACCCCAAAGGGATCAATGGACCTGAGCTGATGACGACGAAGTTACAGCCTCGTATTGAGTGATAGTCTTGCAGTCGCCCGCCAAAAAACTGAATGCAAGATTTTAGAGCACAATTAGTCTCACTACTTCCTAGCTGATCGTTATATATATTATATAATTGAATTTTGATTTTCCTTTGCCAAGCAAAGAGTGATGCTGGCATTTCAACTCGTCCTATAGCACCATCTTATCAAGATCGCAAATCGTCCGCCACGCCGTCTCTGCCACCGATTTCAACTCTCGGCGCAAGTTCTCTGATTTCCAGCACCACTCAAAGCCCGTCCTCCATTTGTCCCACCTCTTCCAGCTAGAGTACTTTCTTGCATTATCATCAACGTCATTGAAAACTCCCCTACAGACCAACGGCGAGATTCCTTTCCAAGGATGCGTATTCAAGCTGCAGTAACTGAGATATGGAAATCAAACATATAAGCAGGATCTGGTTTTGAGCAAGAGCCGTATGCCTGACAGAGAATCATTGATCCAAGCTTCTCCATGTCAGGTAGCCATGTGTGTTCGAGTAAGATGTGCACAATCCATTGAAAGATATCCAGTCTTGAATTCGTTGTTTCCTGTCTCTTGTGTCGTCCTCGTAATCTGTATTTAGGTCTGAAGGGAACTTATTCAGTATTCTACTTCTCTATTCAGGAAAGTACAAGTTCTACATACTATCCCAGTCCTCCCGTGCGCCCCAGGTCAGCTCGTCTTGAAATCTTGGTGCTAGCTGAGAAGGAAGCTCTTTTGCAACCAAGCAAGTGATATCCGCAATATCACTTAGGTCTAGGGGCGACTGAGACGCAGCGGCATCAAAAAGGATCCCATGGTACCGTAGGAGAAAATCCCTGGCTGTGGGCTCTGGCTGTGAATTGATCTTTGCTGCAATTGACAGAGTGACAGTCTCAGTTGTGATTCCATCCCTCCCGTTAAAACTCTTGAGCTCCGTGAGAACATCCTTGATGAATTGTAGAGATTTTTCTGGCACGGGCATGCCCAGCCACTCAGACAATGCTCGTACCATCGATCCATCTTTCCTTGATAAACACCGATCTAGAATGACAAACgatgaaggaagagaaaatcTCTCATTGATCCACAGATGAGGCATAGTAAATAGGAGAAACTAAGGCTTTATGCTAATGGGTCGGGCTCGCTGGGGATAAGGTTAGACCTAATCCCACTTCCTCTGATTCATGGATTGCTGATTAACTCAAGAGCGGTACCTGTCAGGGGCTTGGAATAATTCATAGCCCGCCCATCAACCAGAATCCCGAATCTGAAAATAGAAGAGAAATTTGGTTTTCTTAACATTAGCATTCAATTGCGCAGAACATAGGTGTAGAGCGGGTAGGGAGAATTCGCAGGCGAATCGGAGGGATGTGTTTACAGATGCTGGAGTGCGTGGCAGACTTTGTATGCTTTTTGCTTTTGTCGCGAACAAAGCGAACATATCCGATCTTTTCATTTTGTGGGTGAAATGAACAGTCATTAACTTATATTCTAGTTTACAACTCCCATAAGAATCGGCACTCATGTACAGTTGATCTGTCCTCAACAGGCTAACGAGGCGCTTGTAAGAACCCAGTCGACATTGCTTAGTTGAATACCTCAAGCGGCGAATTGCAAGATATTGCTCAAACATATAATGCAAGCATGCGATGGCCCTTTGGTGAAGTACGGTATCGTTGTGGATAGTCGACTTTGCGGACGAGGGGGGATATCGAAAACCTCATTTCGTTCCGTGGGTGGGCTTTCTCTATCTGGGAGATAAGCCTTCTTCTATCATCATTATTGAACATGGACATGTCTGAACTGGAGAGTTGAAAACATGATCACTTCATAGTACAGATACATGATGGCAGTATGACTGGCCTGTATCTATAAGACTCAAGTGGCTTAGGGTAAAAGTTCGTATACATTTGcatataaaaagaaaaacaaaacacACATCAACGTAAACCATTTTGACCAAGTACATAACACATAAACAATTAACATatcccttttcctttcccGTCTCATACCCAGCCACTCAACCGTTCGACTCACCAACTCTTTCACCATAACCCCCATTCAACCCACTCATCTCACCAAAGGTCATTTAGCACCCCTCCGCACAAACAACCAACCCAACATCCCCCTCCGCATCACAAACCTTCACCTGACTACCCCCAGGCGTACTCCCCTCAGCCCAACAAATACTCCCACAGCCCTCACTCTCCGGcttcacaacaacagcaTCCCCTGCAAACGCATCCCCAAACACACTCGACAAATCATACCACACCTGCTCCCCATCCAAACTGTACGAGTACGTCAACTGCGCACTCCCATCGTATAGCCCGTTGTCCGTACGCGTGATCTTCAGCGCGATGCCGCCGGAGGTGTCGTCGTGGCGGAAGGGCTCGGTGTAGTTGGCACCGGAGGGGATTGTGTGTTTCGGGGAGACGGAGGAGCCGACGGACCAGAGGTAGATGGGGTCTTTGCAGTTGTTTGTGACGATGGCGTTGCCGACGGCGGAGGCGGTGGTTGCTAGGAGGGCGAAGGGGGTGAGGCTTTTGAGAAGGTGCATTTTGGTTGTTTGTGGCTGGTTGGTTGTGTTTTGGAAAGTAGACTAAATTGATGGAGATTGAGATTGATGAGGATAATACCTGGGTTAGGGAGGACTCGAGGGTGCTTATATACCTTCCCTTCCCTTCGTAtaagagtacggagtacggagtacatccTAGCTAGTAATCACCATCTATACTGGTATGAACTCGACATCCATCCAACCAAAACCGCATCAGGCAACCCTATCCCCACATATCGTATCCCGTCGCTCAATCCCGACAACCCTCATCATCTAAACGCATGCATGTCTCCAAACTATTCCCACAATGGACATTTTCGCCTCCGCCAAGCACTCACAAACCTGTATCCCAATACTAGTCTAGTCTAGTCCAGTCGAAAGATAGACGGATGATGGATGGTGCCAGCAACTGAGACATCCCGCTCGCTTGTTACCAATAGAAACGAAACAAGGAAATCCGGGGGTATCCTTCCATCCGTGCTATATAAAGATAGTGACACTCGTATCGCAGACGAAAAAACATGGTACTTAGCCCTACGGCTACGGACTACGGGTATGGACACCGGGGTTAACCACCGGAAACATGAATATCAGATCGGCGATCTCGTATCGTGCGGAGGACCGGACCATGGAATTGTCAGATGTCAGTTGATCAGCTTTGTACGGAGACGGACGTACCCGGACCCTGCAGATTTCTACTGCAGTACTACGGAGCAAGTGAAGGACAGCAAGTGAGACATTCTCGTATTTCTGTCCCCTGCTGTCCGGCTAATGCAACGCGATGCGATGTAATGTAGTGTAATGCAATGCAACGTCCTCGGAGGTTTTCCATCCGACATACGATGGATTGGAATGGACGGATAAACCGGCTGCAATTGACCAATAGCTAACAATAGGTATGATATGGCGGGGCGACGTGCATGAACTAGGTGCTGTACTGTGCTTGTCCTTGTATTCTAAAAAAAGATCTCTTACACCCAGCATTTACAACTATAGCAACATAACACAACACAACCCCATTTATAACCGATCACACTATACTCGCTACTCACCTGCCGCCACCCTCTTCACCGGCGACCGACTCTTACTCCCACCCTGACTCTGACTCTGACTCTTCCTCCTTTGCTCTTGTTCCTGTTCctgttcctcttcttcttcttcttcctcctcctcctcactctcctcttcatccgCTCGATCCTCAATCCACTTGAACACATCCTCCCGATGATGCATAAGCATCTCGCTGAGTCCCGATGTCGGTGACTGGATAAGGTGGCCGTAGCGTTTTGATGGCTTGCGGCGCGTCTCGACGTTGTTCCAGACGCCGTGGGTGTGAGACACAAAAACAAGAGAGTTCTGCTTTGTTAGCTGAGGAGAGTCACTGGATGGGGAACGAGTCGGGGAGAGAATGACTGGGGGACATACATCTTTATACCATCGCGAGAGCCAGACTTGTGTATGCGAAGCTATCGCGCGGACAGGGTTCTCGGCGACAAAGGAGACTACTCCATTCACGCGTTGGTAGAGGGTTTCTGTAGTTGGGGTTAGCTATTTCCGGATTGTGTTGTGTGGTGTTCCCGTTGCGTACCTCGGTTGATCAACAAGTTCGCGACACCGTAAAAGGCATTGCCCAtgccgatgaagaagatctcGGTCGCTTCGTTGGGTCTATCCCGTCAGCTTCTGGCCATGCTTTCCAGCCCGTGATAAATGGCATACTCGATATAATTATCCCACAAGTACCCCGCCAATTCCTCCGTCGCGGTAGGCCGGCtttcatcctcgtcttcgtaTTTGCCAGTTACCTGTACATACTTAGCAAGAAACCACATATCCCAATAACCATCAAACGTACAGGTTCATTAGTGACATGTTTTGGAACATTCACGTCAATCACAGCATAGCCCTTTCCAATGGCCCACCCGACATACTCCTTGACAACATCAGCCTTGTCTTGTTAGCACACCATACAATGTTGGGGCGAGGTGACATACAAGCCAGCAGTTGTGGGCTTCCAGTTTGTTGGTTGTTGGATGGGGGAGGCCCATTATTTCAGGTCTGTGCTTGTTAGATAGGATTCCGGTTTGGTGGTAGGGGTCTTACGGGTCATGGAAAATGACTAGAAGCGGTGTTTGTTTGTTATAATTCGAGCTGCACAAGTTAGCCTACATCGACAACCTTAGGGAACTGAAATACCTTGCCAAAACCTGATTCTCAAACGACTTCGAAATAGCCGTCCGGTAAATGTACAGCGGCGTGAGTTTGAAGTTATCATACAGCTGCTTCGACTGGTACTGGCGAATTATGTCTAAACCGATTAGCTAGCAGGTCATCGCTAAAATCTTGCCAACCATACCATGTAGCCTATCAGTCCAGAGACTCAATTCCTGTGGTTCCTTCGGATACATGCACCGCCAGTAACGGGACTGTGCCATCATAACGTGCCGGACAGTGCTTGCAGCAAGGTCCGACGGCGATGTTGAGAGAAGACGGTCGGGCGGCTCGCCCATGAGCGTTTTCGTGACTGCGAGTGCAGATTTAGAGATGGATCGGAAGTTGTAACCACCCTGTTCATGTCAGACTAGACAATCAATGGTGAGCGCGGGGGGCAAACCTCTAAACAGACAGAAACTTTGCCATTAGCAAGACCCATGAGCATATGCGTCATGTGGGCGTAGCAAGATGGTGTTACGAAGCAACCACCAAGCTCGTCACCAACAGCTGCGTCGAAACCAGAAGCAACTGTATAGGTTAGCATATGATCTGTCATACATTGTAGGATACCCACTGATGACCAAATCGGGATTAAACTCATGTGCAATAGGCATAACGACTTGCTGAAAAGCATACATGTAGTCGCCATCGCCCATACCCTGGCTTGGCCATGGAATGTTGACGTTTCTATTCATGTTAGCCAAACGTAAATAATCGAGTTTTGAAAACGCTCACCTCCCAACACCAGCTCCAGTACCGCAGTGATCCAAATCACCTTCGTCGCCTCCGGGGTAGAATCTCCCATCTTGATAAACGTGTAGAGAGATATAGAGGACATTGGGGTCGTCGTAGAACGCTTTTTGTATACCGTTTCCTATGATGTGTAAGTGGAGCTCTTTTTACCAGCGTAACTAGTATTTACCATGATGGACATCCCTGAGCCTATCAGCAACTGTAGCCAGACTACAAAGTAAAGTGCTTACCAATCCAGAATCATGATCTTCCGACAACTATCTCCCAACTGTTTCTGACAAACTCGCGCAGCGACCGAGACGTTGTTAAACAGACAGAATCCCATGGTCTTGTCATGTTCTGCATGGTGCCCGGGTGGCCGGATGACAGCGATTGCGTTCTTCACCTTGCGAGTAGCAACGGCAAGACATGTCTCAATTGCACCTCCCACGGACAGAAGTGACGAAGCAAAGGTAAGCTTGTTGAAATAGATTGAATCACGCGTATGCTCCAATGCAATAAGTTCATCGTCAGACATATCTACCACCGTTAGTTTGCGAACTCAAACCAGACCAGAAAGTATAAAGGGAAGTACCCTTAGTGCTCTCCACAAACGCAAAATGATCCGGCGTATGAACAAGCGAAACCTCCTCCTCGGTAGCATTGCGCGCATTAATCCTCTTCAGTGGCCTCGAAACAAGCGGCCTCGACGACTCCGGATCATCAACAAGTCCAGCTCGACATAGCTCCTTGTAGATATAATAGATTCTCCGCGGATCCTCCGGATGCACGTCCGCCGTCGGCCGCACTTCACAATGATACCGCATCTGCACATCATAGCACAGCCCCGAAGATAGACCAGCAAGCGGAATGCCAACATGAGCCGCAGCCTCTTCGTCCGACCAGTCAGAGTTTGCTTCCATAGGGCTCTCCTCCCTAAAACCAGGCGCCTCAGCCGGATGACCAAGCCCAGGGCCAGCAACCGGCACAGGCCCCATCGCAGACGTTCCCGTCGCCGGCACACTGCCCGGCCGCGGTGTTAGCGGGATCCTCATCCCCTGCGCCAGTATCGACGGCGCAAGTGAAGGATCCGCACTCCCGTTCAGATGCGGAGGCAGAGATTGTCTGCTCGCGCTAGCCGTAGCCAGTTGATGAGGTAGTGCCATTGGGTGGGAGCTGGCGTCCCGCATGACGATGTCCTCATCGTCTTCCATGGCCATTGGGATCGAGTTGGATCAAGTCCCAACGCGTCGCGTCTCTTTTGCTTTGCTTTCCCTAGGCCACGAGGTTCGTGAGATTAACGGGTCATGGCCGGTGCAGAGAAATGGTTAatttgatgatggtgttgttGGGACCCTGAGAGCGTATCTCAAGGGCGCTGGTGAAATGTTTGATTAGACGGATAAGTTGCGTAGAAGAGATTCCAGATATTCAAAATCGTGACAGCAGATCAATAGGATAAATCGGGCGTGTCGTGACGTTGTTCAGTAGCTAGGTGAATAGATGGCACTACACTCGAGACCCTGACAAACAGAATGAATCAGGGGCAATAACGCGAGTAGATAGTTATAATCTTTAAATCTGAACGTTTGAATATATCAGAACAAATATCACCTGGTAAGTCTGGACATAGGCATGGTTCAGAGGAGGGAAAGATAGGCTTGCTGGATCGATGGAGCTCCAGAGTGTTGGTCCACCTAACTCCCATTCCACGTGACTTGGTTGCAAATCCACTACCACATAACAGAACCAGGATGTATCATATCTTACCTCAACCTTTAGCAAAAGACTCTCTCAATTCTAATGAGCTGCCGTAATTGAGAAGTTTACATTTCCAGCTTCCTTGACGCCGACAACTCTGGCCGAATGTTCGCCGCCCAAGCCGGAGCCAATCACAGGCTTCATGGCCATAACTACGACTAGAGTTTAAAGAGTAGAAGAGCTACAAAAAAGGTATTTGAATCGTTCATTAGAGTACGTCATTCATATGCTTTTAAATAAATCTATGAGTCCTCCAGCAATTTAGATCGTTTCAAAGCTCAGCAAACCACCCAGTATCCAAAATCCGCAGGGCGCTTTTTCCGCGACACCTACATGCGATCCAGGGGAGATATCATAGGTTGAGCGACTGTCGTGTTATTGCATTTAGAGAAGACTCTTCCACCCGGAGCTCCGTCCTGATTCCTACTGGCCGTCGACCTTGGAGATGTAGGAGATGAGGTCAACGACACGGCGGGAGTAACCCCACTCGTTGTCGTACCAGGAGACGAGCTTGATGAAGTTGGGGTTGAGGGCGATACCGGCCTTGGCGTCAAAGATGGAGGAGTGGTCGTCACCGTTCAGGTCGGAGGAGACAATGTCGTCCTCGGTGAAGGAAAGAATGCCTGTTTTTTTGAATTAGCATAATCCTTTTTATCAACAATTGGAAGGTGCCTTACCCTTGAGCTCGCCGTTGGAGGCATCCTTGACGGCCTGCTTGATCTCCTCGTACGAGGCACCCTTCTCGATACGGCAGGTGAGGTCAACGACGGAGACGTTGGGGGTAGGCACACGCATGGCCATACCGGTGAGCTTGCCGTTGAGGGTAGGGATGACCTTGCCGACGGCCTTGGCGGCAccggtggaggaggggatgATGTTCTGGGCCGCAGTACGGCCACCACGCCAGTCCTTGGCGGAGGGAGCGTCGACGACCTTCTGGGTAGCGGTGTAGGAGTGGACGGTGGTCATGAGACCCTCGACAATACCGAACTTGTCGTTGATGACCTTGGCAAGGGGAGCCAGGCAGTTGGTGGTGCAGGAGGCGTTGGAGAGGACGTTGACGTCCTGCTTGTACTCGGTGTTGTTGACACCCATGACAAACATGGGGGCGTCAGCGGAGGGAGCGGAGATGACAACCTTCTTGGCACCACCCTTCAAGTGGGCAGAGGCCTTCTCGGTGGTGGTGAAGACACCGGTGGACTCGACGATGTAGGAGGCACCGGTCTCAGCCCAGGGGATGGCGGCGGGGTCCTTCTCAGCAAAGAAGCGGATCTTCTTGCCGTTGACGATGAGGCCCTGGGCGTCGACCTCGACGGTACCCTTGAACTGACCGTGGGTGCTGTCATACTTGAGCATGTAGGCCTGGGGGGGGGGTTAACTTGTTGCTCTTCATTCCTTCATTGTTGTGTGTAGACATACAGCGTAGGTGGTCTCGATGAAGGGGTCGTTGACGGCAACAACCTCGACGTCATCACGGTTGATGGCGTTACGGAAGACAATACGTCCAATACGACCGAAGCCGTTGATACCAACCTGGATTGTATAAGTATTTATCGAGGAGTGTTCAATCGATGATCCTGTCGCATACCTTAGGGGCCATTGTGAATAAATGTCTGTAGCGGGGTAGCTGTCAGTAAGAGATAACGATAAAGTAGAGCCTCTTCAaccaaggaagaatggataATGATAACTCACGAGTACTAGGTACAGAGATAGATAGATAAAAGCGTGATGAGAAGATgtgaaaaaaagaagagaggagaggaggaagaagcagGTAGAAAAGTAACGGAAGAGGGGGGGCGGTTACTGACGCAACGATTCTAACATCGAACAGCTACACCGGGCGGACAGACGGGGCAAACaccacagcagcagccttccGGTTTCAGACACCGGGCAAAGCAGGAGTCGACGATATTTGGGGGGACCTGGCAGCCGAGCATCGGCCAATGATACGCTACAGATTTACTCATGAATGTTTTGCCAGATTTTCGTCCGGCACGAGGTATATCGTGATTGTCCTGTTTGCCTAGGCTATAGGGTGTTTAAGGGACTGGAGACTCCGAATTGTTCCTTCTGTGATTCCGGGGAATCTAGCAATACGGAAGACGTACTACTCTATACTATTCTGAGTACAATGGAAGATGATGTAACGGGATGGTTTCCATCAGTAACAGAACTCCCCCTCCATCCCACCATTATTATTCCGGTGAACTTGGAGGGGCAGCCGCTTTCGGCTCCGGCACCGGATACAAGTTATTCCCGACAACTCTGCATCACCGGAATATTAATCCTTGCCTGGGAACACATTCTTCCGCTCCGGGTCCAGGCCGGGGTTGCAGCAAAGCTTGGCTCTCCAGAAAGATTCACCGGCTGCGATCATGTGGACGCTTCTTTTGTCGCCGTTTTGGGATGTTTATTTGATTTGAAATCAACCGTCTTCAGGTGAGTATATACTAGTATATATCTCTATGGCATATGTGCTCAATTGAGTGCGGAAGGATGCAGTTGCCATGTACACTGCGTAGAATATAAAGCCGTGCCGAACACTTAGTGCTGAGACGAAAGGCCCTGACCATCGTCTGGTACCTACGAGAACGTTCTTCCCCACAGTAGAGACTAACAAGTCCTCCCGCTTTGGTATCACCTGATCAGCCTCGGTGTGAATCCTCGAGTCAGGATAAGAATCAGATTACTGTAGAATATCATCCCAAGCGACAGCCAGATGCTCCCCACGGCTCAATTATCTATGTATACAAGAATATGCTCTTTTATATCAATCCTCCCAACCCAGAATGCAAAGTATCCCCCACATAGCGAAATCATAGCATTTCATCACGTTTACTCCTCCTTGACACCACCACGCCAGTTCTTCTCCGCCTGCTCAACAGACGCCTTGTCGCtcttgacctggccctggttCATGAAGCTGTTGCCAGCCTTGAACGGCCGCTGCAGGTCACCGGTGGCCGGCTTGCCGAAAACGTGGATCTTGACCAGGTTCGACTCGAGAGCGCTCTTGAGCGGGATGATCGACTGGATCAGCAGCGGGTTGGTGTACTTGAAGTACAGGTGCATCACGCCCATCATGCCAACGCCCATCAACTGGCTCTTGATCAGCTGGCGCAGCTGCGACTTGTCGTAGTCCATGTTGGTCGTCGTCACGGGACGGGGTTCCTCGCCGCTACCCATCGGAGCGGGTTCGACGTATTTGAGGGTCGTCATGTCTGGACGAGTAAGTGTTAGGTTAGTCAATTGTACGGAGGATCGGATTTTGTAACAATCGCAGAGAAAGCGATGACGGCCTCGTACCCTTCTTCGTATTGATCTTCTTTTGCGTAAAGAGGTAAATGCTCAAAATGATCAAGTTGGACAAGACGTACAACCCCCGGACCATCATCAGAATCTCCGGGTTCTCGAACGGAATCTTCTTGGCCAGCTGCATCATCACAAGGATGACAGCCATGTTGGTTCTACATCGCAGCAGATTCAGTTAGCCAAAGTCACTACAAAGAGAAGCTGCCATCATGACCACCGCGACGCGAAAATAATCCGACGAGACAATGACTTACACTTGAGGCGACACCATTTTGGCGATTAAGATGAAAGACCCTTGGACAAAAGACGAAACAACCGAAACACAATCAAGACCGGACCTGGGAAACTGGAACAAAGAAGTCGCGCGCAGGGACAAAATTTGTAGGGCCGTGGAACTGGAGTCCCCGGAAGTCGAACAGCTGGCCTGAAAGGTGCGCGGTCACGTGACAGAATTTATGCCTTAGGTGTTAATACCACGTGACTTCGACGGCCAGTTTTGCTGCACCGCAGTGTTC
This sequence is a window from Aspergillus chevalieri M1 DNA, chromosome 5, nearly complete sequence. Protein-coding genes within it:
- a CDS encoding putative BYS1 domain protein (COG:S;~EggNog:ENOG410PR63;~InterPro:IPR006771;~PFAM:PF04681;~SECRETED:SignalP(1-19)) yields the protein MHLLKSLTPFALLATTASAVGNAIVTNNCKDPIYLWSVGSSVSPKHTIPSGANYTEPFRHDDTSGGIALKITRTDNGLYDGSAQLTYSYSLDGEQVWYDLSSVFGDAFAGDAVVVKPESEGCGSICWAEGSTPGGSQVKVCDAEGDVGLVVCAEGC
- a CDS encoding PHO88 family protein (COG:P;~EggNog:ENOG410PHVJ;~InterPro:IPR012098;~PFAM:PF10032;~TransMembrane:2 (o29-51i96-114o);~go_component: GO:0005783 - endoplasmic reticulum [Evidence IEA];~go_process: GO:0045047 - protein targeting to ER [Evidence IEA]), which encodes MVSPQVTNMAVILVMMQLAKKIPFENPEILMMVRGLYVLSNLIILSIYLFTQKKINTKKDMTTLKYVEPAPMGSGEEPRPVTTTNMDYDKSQLRQLIKSQLMGVGMMGVMHLYFKYTNPLLIQSIIPLKSALESNLVKIHVFGKPATGDLQRPFKAGNSFMNQGQVKSDKASVEQAEKNWRGGVKEE
- the gpdA gene encoding glyceraldehyde 3-phosphate dehydrogenase GpdA (COG:G;~EggNog:ENOG410PF9K;~InterPro:IPR006424,IPR036291,IPR020831,IPR020830, IPR020828,IPR020829;~PFAM:PF02800,PF00044;~go_function: GO:0016620 - oxidoreductase activity, acting on the aldehyde or oxo group of donors, NAD or NADP as acceptor [Evidence IEA];~go_function: GO:0050661 - NADP binding [Evidence IEA];~go_function: GO:0051287 - NAD binding [Evidence IEA];~go_process: GO:0006006 - glucose metabolic process [Evidence IEA];~go_process: GO:0055114 - oxidation-reduction process [Evidence IEA]) gives rise to the protein MAPKVGINGFGRIGRIVFRNAINRDDVEVVAVNDPFIETTYAAYMLKYDSTHGQFKGTVEVDAQGLIVNGKKIRFFAEKDPAAIPWAETGASYIVESTGVFTTTEKASAHLKGGAKKVVISAPSADAPMFVMGVNNTEYKQDVNVLSNASCTTNCLAPLAKVINDKFGIVEGLMTTVHSYTATQKVVDAPSAKDWRGGRTAAQNIIPSSTGAAKAVGKVIPTLNGKLTGMAMRVPTPNVSVVDLTCRIEKGASYEEIKQAVKDASNGELKGILSFTEDDIVSSDLNGDDHSSIFDAKAGIALNPNFIKLVSWYDNEWGYSRRVVDLISYISKVDGQ
- the hdaA gene encoding histone deacetylase hdaA (BUSCO:EOG09263E5F;~COG:B;~EggNog:ENOG410PHNX;~InterPro:IPR017321,IPR037138,IPR023696,IPR023801, IPR000286,IPR019154;~PFAM:PF00850) — translated: MAMEDDEDIVMRDASSHPMALPHQLATASASRQSLPPHLNGSADPSLAPSILAQGMRIPLTPRPGSVPATGTSAMGPVPVAGPGLGHPAEAPGFREESPMEANSDWSDEEAAAHVGIPLAGLSSGLCYDVQMRYHCEVRPTADVHPEDPRRIYYIYKELCRAGLVDDPESSRPLVSRPLKRINARNATEEEVSLVHTPDHFAFVESTKDMSDDELIALEHTRDSIYFNKLTFASSLLSVGGAIETCLAVATRKVKNAIAVIRPPGHHAEHDKTMGFCLFNNVSVAARVCQKQLGDSCRKIMILDWDVHHGNGIQKAFYDDPNVLYISLHVYQDGRFYPGGDEGDLDHCGTGAGVGRNVNIPWPSQGMGDGDYMYAFQQVVMPIAHEFNPDLVIIASGFDAAVGDELGGCFVTPSCYAHMTHMLMGLANGKVSVCLEGGYNFRSISKSALAVTKTLMGEPPDRLLSTSPSDLAASTVRHVMMAQSRYWRCMYPKEPQELSLWTDRLHDIIRQYQSKQLYDNFKLTPLYIYRTAISKSFENQVLASSNYNKQTPLLVIFHDPPEIMGLPHPTTNKLEAHNCWLADVVKEYVGWAIGKGYAVIDVNVPKHVTNEPVTGKYEDEDESRPTATEELAGYLWDNYIEPNEATEIFFIGMGNAFYGVANLLINRETLYQRVNGVVSFVAENPVRAIASHTQVWLSRWYKDVCPPVILSPTRSPSSDSPQLTKQNSLVFVSHTHGVWNNVETRRKPSKRYGHLIQSPTSGLSEMLMHHREDVFKWIEDRADEEESEEEEEEEEEEEQEQEQEQRRKSQSQSQGGSKSRSPVKRVAAGE